In Pagrus major chromosome 23, Pma_NU_1.0, the genomic window ACCATGGGCACAGGTGTGAGATTAACagccttgtttgtttttgtgtttgtgtgtcggtATAAGagcttaaaaaaatgttgttttagattattttttaggCAAAACTGAATAATAAATCCTGCAGACAGCCTCTTAACTGATAGGATTTgatcattttctttgtcttatgtgaTAGTTCACTCCATGTCTCTTTGAGTATTGAGTATCTGAGTATTATTTGGACAAAACAGGCAATTtgcaaatgtaatttaaagatttataaaaaatactattgatatttttcactattttctgttattttttactACTAGTCAATGATTTGAAGTAATAGTTGCCAGATTAACATTAAATGAAAGCTGGCGTTAGTTGCATGACTTGTGTAGATCCACACAGACATACTTAACACTCATATGCACACTTATCTGCAGTTGGACACATAGATGGACACTCTGCTCACTAAATTATGCAGATATAAATGCATAGACGTGaatagtgagtgtgtgtgtggtgataaACCCTCGCCTCAGTGGCTGTGAGATTTCTTATTAAAGCTGATTGTAGTGTGTGCTTATTGTGTCACGCTCGAGGCTGCTGCGCCCACCTCCGTTTTGTTCCCAGAGATCTCTTATCTCCATTGGAAAATGTTGCTTTCTGTTATAAGTGTGTGACTCACGGGGCTGCAGGTCTAATGAAAATGCCTCCAGCGGATCACTATCTGTTTAATAAAGGCCTGTGTGTGCACAACGCTGTTGAAGCAACCTGCTTTGTCCCTGACATTGTTTACTCTCTGCCtctttacattttgtctttacTGAAGCGAAGCCCCGGCCTCACTTAGTAACTGTTTGCATTAATGCTCATAATATACTCCACACTAAAAGGTCTTTTTTGTGTTATGTCTCCCTTGTTGCATCCTTTACTTGCAGGAGGATCTGGTGAGTATGATAGCTGATGTCTCGTTGACGTATTGGTTTATGTATTTTGGTGTAGATACTGTGACGCAACAAACTTGGTCATTCAGCACTCTGTGtatagaaattaaaataattgtgtgtgtttgttctgtcagagtgagagagagaagagggagcgCCTGGAGGCTcagagggaaaaacagaaagatcTAATTTTCCAACTGAAGACACAGCTGGATGATCTGGAGCGCTTCGCCTATCAGGAGGGCAGTTACGACTCGCTGCCGCAGTCTGTTGTCATGGAGAGGCAGAAGGTGGGAATGTGGAAATGTAATTTCAGTCCTGTCACATGTTGATGTGTCGTACCGGGTTTTCTGATAATATTATTGCTTGTTATTCTTTAGAGAAAGTGATAATCACAACATGCCACATGAGAAGCCCAACAgatctacatgtgtgtgttgaatCCAAATTTTCACCACTGTGTTACGTTGAGCACATATGTGGTGTTGACCTATCTCAGATCAGGTGTAACAGgtcaaatgtttgtttcaaaATGCCTCAGGCTTTAGTCTTAGTACATTGTTGTGTTCTTGTCAGGGCTGCTAGATTGGTTTGATGTTTTCCAGCTcaagacatttacatttacattacatttcctTTTAGGGCATTaagcagacgcttttgtccaaagcggaATAAGTACATATTCAAGAACTGCTCAAAATCAGCACAAGAAAAGCGGCCAAATATTACCCATGATAAACATCTATAACCTGTGATAAACAATACAAATTGATTGATAAACAATACCAACATTATTGTGGCTCATCGTCATCACAAGTTTTTTCAGTAtgacataataataaaacacttctAACAGTTGTAAGTTCATAGGAAGCTACACCGTACAatgcaacaataaaacacatgttttggtttctgctctctgccttgagaataaagaaaaaaaggacagctcaaataattaaaaaatgggTTTTATCCAACTTCATGAACTGCAACAAGTCTTGATAGTATGCCAAGGTAAAATTTACTccctcacattcacacacaaagaggAATCGAAAGAGAGGTACAGGCAATCCCATGCTATCAAAAAGTCAATTAAATAATGATGCTGTGAACAATATACAAGCATACATGTTACTTTGCAAAACCTTCAATCTGTCCTTCATTCTTCAGGTCATCATTGACGAGTTGATCAAAAAGTTGGACGTGAACCTGAATGAGGACATCGGGAACTTGACGCCGGAGGAGCTCAGGCAGAGAGTGGATGCTGCCATTGCTCAGATAGTGAACCCAGCTAGGGTCAAAGAGCAGCTGGTGGATCAGCTCAAAACCCAGATCAGAGACCTGGAGATGTTTATCAACTTCATTCAGGGTACACAGTCtcatatacagtaaaaactGACATTGAAGTGtcctcttgtttgttttcatgtcacaattgtcattttttatagCTTTGATGAATGACTTTGCTTTTCCTTCCAAAAGATGAGGTGGGGAACCCGTTATTATCAGATGGTGGACACAGCCAGCAGCCACAAGCAGCAGGGACCAACAGCAGAACTCCAGGAGTGAAGAAGAAAGGTCAGTCAGATCATATCAAACTCTAACTGCAAGTAATGTTTGCAGTCATTAAAACCAGTACTGTAGATGCCTGACTAAATGCACTTTCTGCTTACAGCTCTATGTTtggaaatatcaatatttctgtCCAATATAAATATTCTTTCTCCACCTCTTGCTGCAGTGGACCCGGAGCAGGCCCAGAAGATGCGAGAAACCGGCCTGCAGCTGATCCAGAAAGCAATCGCTGTGCTTCAGATCTTCGCTGCGAGCCAGTTCGGCTGTGCACCTGGCCATGTTCCCCAGAGCATGTGGTCTCAGGAGCCGTCAGGTCAGGACTACGGGCCCCTGTTGCAGCGCCTTGAGGCAGCTGTTGATAAGGTGCGAGTGCTGGGTTCGTGTAGACAGCCGTCCCTCGAACATGTCGTCAACTACACCAGCAACACAGCCCTGGGACCTCGCGACGAGCTGACGACGTCCGTGAGGAAGGAGTTAGCGTTTGCTCTGAAAGACTTGTTGGCTCATGGCCTCTTCTCACCTTCCCAGACCATGAGTCTGGTGCTGGCACCCATCTCCTGCCTGCTGCCTTACAGGCCAGCCCCACAGACCATGCACCCATGGGAACTCTTTGTTAAATACTACCAAGCCAAAAACGGACAAGCCTTCGTGGAGTCACCAGCCCGCCAGCTTTCACAGTCCTTCAGTCTGCCTGTAGGGGGCGGCCCTGTGACCATCACCCCTAAACAGTCTCTGCTGTGGGCCATTCACACTGTGCTGAAGGAGCATGGACGCTACAAACGAGGACCAGACACAGAGTTCAAAGCGCTGGTGTGCATGGCTCTGAACGAGCAGCGCCTTGTGTCATGGCTCAACCTGCTGTGTAAGTCTGGGACCCTTATTCACCCGCACTACCAGTCCTGGAGCTACATGGCCCAGACCGGCTTCGAAGGAGCTCTGCGAATTCTTGGCCGCATCAGCCACCTCAAATTCAACCTCCCAGTGGACCTGGCTGTCCGGCAGCTGAAGAACATAAAGGATGCTTtctgaagagggaaaaaaggcaTCAAAAAAGTAGAGAAACACCAGTCTCAGAAATTAAGTATTTTACCAGCTTAACTACACTGCTTATACCTGGCATTCAGGACCACAAGCATGACTTTGTGCTTGAAGTATGTAACCTTATTAAAGGTTATTTAAGTAGCCACCCATCTAAAGTAAAGTGCAAGTGTGTGTCGTCTACAGTACATGCATGGATGATTATGTTGTGTGAGCTTTTGCTGTAAACAACCATAATCTGCATATCCTACTATGTTTAAGATGCCAAAATGTCTACTTGTACTGTAAACATGCCTTAGAGTGGAGACTGAGATTACCTCATCCTTAGTGAAGCCTTCCTGACCTGTGCGACCTGTGCTCATCACACAGTATCATTCCCCTGTGTACATGATAGTGCCCTAACCTATGCAGCAAAAAGAGAGGCTGGATTTGTACAGTAATCAGTACTGTAATCTTGTTGACACGTGGACAATCCAGGATGAAAAATGTGGCTTTTACACAGTAACCAAaattttgtgatgttttggtCCTTGTTCAACCCAATCGttagaataaatgctggcaatgtaagtttctgcaaaccacggatatgttgaaattCCTTTAGGTTCAGTATCAATTCCtgttgtgacagcgctgtgcttacagtctggttaggtttaggcacaaagaaCACTTGGTTGGGGCGAAGAAcatgtgttttggcttaaaatacttgtttttttggccacaaacacaacatgaaaatgtcGGGACATCTTGGCAAAAATATCCAGTTATGTTGCAACAAACatagctggaaaatgtcctgatgcctagtgaaaaatttaaatgaaCGAAGCTATAAAATGTCCCAACGTCTCATCAAATAATTTCCAATTTTGTTGCCtataaatgtgtctgaaaaatgtcccaatgtCTCGTTGAAAATATGCGGGGGTTTCATGcctacaaatgctgaaacactgtCTGTAACAGTGGTCTCTGCCTTGGCAACCATGTCACTTAGCTGTCACGCCACAGCTATGCCTTCCTCGCTTGACATGAAAGTCAactcatacatacagtatgtaatgtgaatgttgtCTAACGGGTTTTGCAGAATATATGATATGATACGTACAAATCTGAACGTATatatggtttgcagaaacgtacaatgcTAACATTTTTATTCTGGCGTCTGGGTTGTTTTCTTGGTGTTTGAACTGGTCTATTGTTCACTTCTGTTATGGAGTTGATTATTTAGGTGGTAAATCATGTGTAGCAGACTGGTTGATCATAAAGCTAAACAGTAGCACTCAGGTCAActtgaacagaaaaataacagtttcCATCCTGTTGCACGGTGCAATCGTGACGTTAAAGTGTTGTGTAACATTATGCAGTAGTTATGCGCTCTTGACTCCATTTTAAACCTCCAAGGCTGTTATCACTTGTTGCACATTTTTATCAGGTGTGTGAACAAGAATTAGACCCTGTATGAACTGCTGCTTTTCTCCTGTTCCAGGTGTAGTAACAATTAAATGACAGTGATATTGTATGATAGGGATTTATATAATGGTGTAACAGCTTAAATCTCATATGTTACATGATTGTAGGCTATAAAATGTTTaggtttttttccctgtttttcaGAGAAATGTGTGAGACAGCTGAGTTGCACGTATGATATCCTTAAATGCTGAATGTACAAACCGTAGATGCTTTTAAACTGAAGATAGTTTATATCTGCTGtatgtttctctgctgtttaTGGGATTGAAACGTCAGTGTACCTGATCTCACCTGTATGTATTAAACCTCTGAGAGTAGGCATGCTGATAACAGACCACTGcgtttatgttttaaagttttttgcaCTTTGTGACTTGAGTGCACctaaagacacattttatcatttattttatgttactGTGTAAGTAGAAAATGTGTGTTCTGTTTGGGCGATGTGTAGTCAACATAATGCTATATTTTGCTTCCTATTTCCCCATTcacattattttaatgttgtgttttatgaagcTGTTATGTTGTGATGTATGTaaagagacatttatttatttgatagcaTGTTTTAACTCAACACTGAAGTAGGAGAACCATATCAGAACACTTAAAGTAGCTGCTGAACTGTAGCTGTTCAGCCTGGGAGCAGTAGACACACTGAATCATTTAAATTGTGCtatttatgttatttcatttcattgcttTAATCACAAATAATATATTGGGATatataaattgtgtttattttatgtttttatcatgtttaaTGCGTTCCTACAGCTGTAAATGAATTAAACAGAGTAAATGAACCGCTGCGCTGCTTATGAGTCTTTATCCTTTCAGAAAAGAAACCTTACAcattatagattttttttttttaatgagtaGCCCTTTATTGCAGAACAAGGGTGAAAATATCCTGAAGAAGGCATCAATTGCATTTGTTagacaaaaaatactttttaatttcAACACATAAAGtgatttcaataaataaaagagcAAAAGACATAGTGATCCATCCGTGAAAtggaggaaaataaacacaatgaatAAATATCTCCTAACAAAAGCCATAAacataaaatcttaaaaaaggAATTATCTTTCACAGCAAAAGGAAAACtgcttcatgtgtaaaatttgtGTGGAATTgatagttactaattactttgaAAATCaagattttacattcaaaatatATGgtcagtttataaaatatgattcaTTGTTATGGATAGAAACTACCCAAAAGTAGGCCTATATTgtgtaataatataataataccACACTGCCAGAGGGtcattttgcattaaaagtacttttgtattttaagCATATTTTCTACTCATACTTGCGTACTTTTTCTTACAATTTTGAACGCTGCACTTTTTGTGGTGGAGTAATTTTATGTCGACGTATTTCCACTTATACTAACTATTTTTCTTAGTAAAATATGGGATTCTTCCAACACAATATCAATACTTACAGCTGCAATACAACATATACTatatacaaaacaacataacagaTGAGCTGTCCAACTTATGAGAAgtataaaataatgtaataagatttttttttttaactttaaagaacATTGAGGAGCCAAGCAATGTGTGAAGCATTTTTCTAttgcaaaacaaataaataaatgcgaTAAACTAAACGATTACAAACAGAAAACTATACCCGGAAGTGACGTATGTTGCTCGGTGGGGTCAAAGTTGAAAAAAACCTTCCCAACTTCCTTTCCTGTTAGCGGTGGCCGTAGAACAGCATCAGTGAGTGAATTTTCGCTTGAAACAATCTTCATCCATCGCCCCAAATCTGTCcaatttaatagtttttatCATTTCACACCTATGACAGTCACTCCTTTAGCCCGGATGTGTGTGCTATTTtcgtgtttgtatgtgtgacaAAGGAAGAAAGTAAGAAGTTAATGCAACGTTCTCGCCTCCGTAGGGGCTCAATTCAACATGGCAGCTTCCTTGATGTAGACACACAGGCTCTCTTTCAGTCTGTGCAAGAGGCCCTTTTTTATATGTGCAGGCTGCATAGTGAGCTTTTTAGTTTAACTCTAAGGTGAAGGTATCATCGGCGTGTGTTTCAGCCCAGTAGACGTTTCTAGGCGTTGAAAGTGTCTGAAATTCGTCCCCTAGCTGGAAGCTAATGCTAACTTAGCCGACCGGTGAGGCAGTAACAACGAGCTGTACACTCTGAAGAAGTTTAGCTCTAATTTCATTGTTTGACCTGGGCGGGTTCACGTTGATAATGTTGCGTGTGGTGTATTGAATTTGCTGTGTTGACGTAGGTAATAACTGTACTTTCTTTGTGGCAGACATGGGCAAGTTTATGAAGCCTGGGAAGGTGGTGATGGTCCTAGCTGGACGCTACGCCGGACGCAAAGCTGTCATCGTGAAGGTAAAACATGGCTCTGTGTGGATGTTATCTGCTGCTTGTCGAGACAAATTGATGATTGGTCTACAAAGGACACATCTCCCTTAATATATACATGCTAAGAGCAGACATACGCCAGTTTATCCACTTCAATGTTCATCTGTAACTAAGTCAAACTatgaaaagttgtaaaaaatgATGTAAATGCAGCACATCTGTGTTTTCGTATCAACGTGACATCACAGTCCAGTATGAATGTCTCTTTGCAGAACATTGATGATGGCACAGCCGACCGTCCTTATAGCCACGCTCTGGTCGCAGGCATCGACCGCTATCCCCGCAAGGTGACCACCACCATGGGCAAGAAGAAGATCGCCAAGCGGTCCAAGATCAAGGCCTTCGTCAAGGTGTTCAACTACAACCACCTCATGCCCACCAGGTCAGTGTCT contains:
- the rundc1 gene encoding RUN domain-containing protein 1, with product MSTEELSASDSEAVVAGAGERWAPVGAVASPEDESGSGSARQPTQRRSSSATEEEMAVRLEKLQEEQALLNSSLLALTSHFAQVQFRLKQIVHAQTEEKERMLAELEEFAFRGCPHVVGCRAQDAKQLENSSEREKRERLEAQREKQKDLIFQLKTQLDDLERFAYQEGSYDSLPQSVVMERQKVIIDELIKKLDVNLNEDIGNLTPEELRQRVDAAIAQIVNPARVKEQLVDQLKTQIRDLEMFINFIQDEVGNPLLSDGGHSQQPQAAGTNSRTPGVKKKVDPEQAQKMRETGLQLIQKAIAVLQIFAASQFGCAPGHVPQSMWSQEPSGQDYGPLLQRLEAAVDKVRVLGSCRQPSLEHVVNYTSNTALGPRDELTTSVRKELAFALKDLLAHGLFSPSQTMSLVLAPISCLLPYRPAPQTMHPWELFVKYYQAKNGQAFVESPARQLSQSFSLPVGGGPVTITPKQSLLWAIHTVLKEHGRYKRGPDTEFKALVCMALNEQRLVSWLNLLCKSGTLIHPHYQSWSYMAQTGFEGALRILGRISHLKFNLPVDLAVRQLKNIKDAF
- the rpl27 gene encoding large ribosomal subunit protein eL27, with the translated sequence MGKFMKPGKVVMVLAGRYAGRKAVIVKNIDDGTADRPYSHALVAGIDRYPRKVTTTMGKKKIAKRSKIKAFVKVFNYNHLMPTRYSVDIPLDKTVVNKDVFRDPALKRKARREAKVKFEERYKTGKNKWFFQKLRF